A single genomic interval of Desulfovibrio desulfuricans harbors:
- a CDS encoding YggT family protein, which translates to MIVVANTMSAIALVLGSLLSLYFWIVIIAAVLTWVRPDPYNPIVRTLRALTEPVFYRVRKWLPFTYSSGMDFSPVVVLLAIELFNRIVITSLAQYAMTLH; encoded by the coding sequence ATGATTGTTGTTGCCAATACCATGAGCGCTATTGCCCTGGTGCTCGGGTCTCTGCTTAGTCTTTATTTCTGGATTGTCATTATCGCGGCTGTGCTCACCTGGGTGCGCCCCGATCCGTATAATCCCATTGTGCGCACCCTGCGCGCACTTACCGAGCCGGTGTTTTACCGTGTGCGCAAGTGGTTGCCGTTTACCTATTCAAGCGGCATGGATTTTTCGCCCGTGGTGGTGCTGCTGGCCATTGAGCTGTTTAACCGGATTGTCATCACCTCGCTGGCCCAGTACGCGATGACGCTCCATTAA
- a CDS encoding DUF465 domain-containing protein: MDQQELELLEKYATTDPELKSLWEDHVLYEKQVEKLEGKAFRSPTEEQTLKQLKKQKLEGKTQLMAVLDRLKKQG, translated from the coding sequence ATGGATCAGCAAGAACTGGAACTGCTGGAAAAGTACGCTACCACTGATCCGGAGCTGAAATCCCTTTGGGAAGATCACGTGCTCTACGAAAAACAGGTGGAAAAGCTCGAAGGCAAGGCCTTCCGTTCGCCCACTGAAGAGCAGACGCTCAAGCAATTGAAAAAGCAGAAGCTCGAAGGAAAAACCCAGCTCATGGCCGTTCTTGATCGTCTGAAGAAACAAGGATAG
- the pdxS gene encoding pyridoxal 5'-phosphate synthase lyase subunit PdxS, whose protein sequence is MEQGTIRLKTGLAEMLKGGVIMDVTTPEQAKIAEAAGACAVMALERVPADIRAAGGVARMADPTIVKRIMEVVSIPVMAKARIGHFVEARILEAMGADYIDESEVLTPADDKYHIDKRDFTVPFVCGCRNLGEALRRIAEGAAMIRTKGEPGTGNVVEAVRHCRQVMDDVRKLCSLPEAEVANYAKEIGAPLEVCYAVRKEGRLPVVNFAAGGIATPADAAMMMHLGCDGVFVGSGIFKSGDPAKRAKAIVQAVTNYNDFAMLAEISRDLGEPMVGIEISTIPSAERMQERGW, encoded by the coding sequence ATGGAACAGGGCACCATCCGCCTGAAGACAGGCCTTGCTGAAATGCTCAAAGGCGGCGTGATCATGGACGTCACCACTCCCGAACAGGCTAAAATCGCCGAAGCAGCGGGAGCCTGCGCAGTCATGGCCCTGGAACGCGTACCTGCCGATATTCGCGCCGCAGGCGGCGTGGCCCGTATGGCCGATCCCACCATCGTCAAGCGCATCATGGAAGTGGTGAGCATTCCCGTCATGGCCAAGGCCCGCATCGGCCATTTTGTTGAAGCCCGCATCCTTGAGGCCATGGGCGCCGACTACATTGACGAAAGTGAAGTGCTCACCCCCGCTGACGACAAGTACCATATCGACAAGCGCGATTTTACCGTGCCTTTCGTGTGCGGCTGCCGCAATCTGGGCGAAGCCCTGCGCCGCATCGCCGAAGGTGCAGCCATGATCCGCACCAAGGGCGAACCCGGCACCGGCAACGTGGTTGAAGCCGTGCGCCACTGCCGTCAGGTTATGGACGACGTGCGCAAGCTGTGCAGCCTGCCCGAAGCCGAAGTTGCCAACTACGCCAAAGAAATCGGCGCTCCTCTTGAAGTGTGCTACGCCGTTCGCAAGGAAGGCCGCCTGCCCGTGGTGAACTTTGCCGCTGGCGGCATCGCCACCCCCGCTGACGCCGCCATGATGATGCACCTCGGCTGCGACGGCGTGTTCGTTGGCTCCGGCATCTTCAAATCCGGCGACCCGGCCAAGCGCGCCAAGGCCATTGTGCAGGCCGTGACCAACTACAACGATTTCGCCATGCTGGCCGAAATCTCCCGCGATCTGGGCGAACCCATGGTGGGCATTGAAATTTCCACCATTCCTTCTGCCGAACGCATGCAGGAACGGGGTTGGTAA
- a CDS encoding HAD family hydrolase: MSGQQAQQLTAQGLFPHGIAGVIFDCDGVMIDSRTANNIYYNRVLAWFGLPPMTPEQEHYSFMATSEQALLHIVPPHLHHEIDYVIRNEVVYRRDITPLLRLQPGFMNFIGNLRSRGVRMAVHTNRKLDGIQTVLDIFSLPSYFNPVVAADTAAPKPSPEGTRHICAAWQCPPQQVLFVGDSEHDKEAARGAGVIFAAFNGGPLRGEITAADYPGLHTALAAVLPPVSGL; encoded by the coding sequence ATGAGCGGTCAGCAGGCGCAGCAGCTCACCGCGCAAGGTTTGTTCCCGCACGGCATTGCTGGCGTGATCTTTGACTGCGACGGCGTGATGATTGATTCGCGCACGGCAAACAACATCTATTACAACCGGGTGCTGGCCTGGTTTGGGCTGCCGCCCATGACGCCAGAACAGGAACACTACAGTTTTATGGCCACATCAGAGCAGGCGCTGCTGCATATTGTGCCGCCGCACCTGCACCACGAGATCGATTACGTCATAAGAAACGAGGTTGTTTACCGACGCGATATTACGCCCTTGCTGCGCTTACAGCCCGGTTTTATGAACTTTATCGGCAATCTGCGGAGCAGGGGGGTGCGCATGGCCGTGCACACCAACCGAAAGCTCGATGGAATACAAACGGTTCTGGACATTTTTTCCCTGCCCTCCTATTTTAATCCTGTGGTCGCGGCGGATACAGCCGCACCCAAGCCTTCGCCCGAGGGTACGCGGCACATATGCGCCGCGTGGCAATGCCCTCCGCAGCAGGTGCTTTTTGTTGGCGACAGCGAGCACGACAAGGAGGCAGCCCGGGGGGCGGGCGTGATATTTGCCGCATTTAATGGCGGCCCGTTACGGGGAGAGATTACGGCGGCGGATTATCCCGGTCTGCACACTGCGCTGGCCGCAGTGCTGCCGCCTGTTTCCGGCCTGTAA